GTACTTGAAAATTAACAAtaggggggaaagagaagaatAGCAAATGCAGTTGGACTTAATGCCTGGCTAGTCCAACCAGTTGGCTAATGCTGGCCCTCTGACCTTACTGAGCAGCCAGGAAGTTTCTCTAGTTCTGTGTCCATGTGCCGAAGGTCCTGAATGGGCAATGGGGTCTAATGAAGAAACTACTTGTACGCAAAATGAGATGTTGTCTCAGTCTTACCAGATGCATTTCCTTCCCCTGCAGATCCAGAGGAGGGTAAAAAAAAGCCTAAAATTGCAGGGCCCGAGAAAGAACATGGCAATGTAAGTACTGGATGTCAAATGAAGGACTTCTCTTGCCTCACTTGGCACTGTTGCATGCTCCTTGACCCCTGACCAGGAGCTGCAATGAGAGAGTTCTGAGGTGTTGATTCATCATGCTGCAAGTGAGGCAGGAAATGTGAGGCCTTGGTGAGTCTAGAATGACCTCCaaggttctttctttctgtgtttcTCAAGGATTCAAAGCACAgcctactgcaggggtgtccaaagtttttggcaggagggccacatcatctctctgacactgtgttgggggatgggaaagaaaagagttaatttacatttacaatatgaataaatttacgtaagtttacataaatgaatatattaaagatgaacttacatgaatgaatgaaggtcttgcaatagctcaaggcctatagaaggccttgcacaaagcaaggctggcctttcctttgctgccgctgctgcatcacagatgtgaaacagtaagcagtggagggagccctcatcccacagctcatgcgagagatcaaacagttgccctcacagtgagagcagttgtgttgggccagtgcaggctccaacaaatctgcagaggaccagaggctcattggattctgggggctccctgagggccatattgagaggccttgagggccacaagtggccccagggctggggtttgggcaaccctggtctACTGCAATACAACCTTGTAAGAGTAGGTAAGCTTGCAAGTGTATATCTTTAACTTCCTATGGCCATCTGGCAGGAGACAGGATGTtgggctagatcagtggttcccaaacttttctgcaCCAGGACTcgcttttaaaatggcactctaaaatggggacccacctagctttacaaaactttttaaaaacaaaagccagTTTGACCTTACCAGCTGTGCAAGactcaatttttttcctttttactatggtgagggGGCTGActtttggagcatttattgagctccatattcatcaGGTTGGTACCACTCTGGTGGCCTTTTGTTCCTCTTCTCCTGGTCTTTGATAGGAGGCAGGCACATTTGTCTAActgcaagtaaatgtgcacatactGCTCAGTTTGTGTTCATAGGGCTCaattccttgtcagcttgggggaaCTAAAACTTCCTACTTGAGTGTGTTATGGGGCCTGTGTTGATTGGATTGGGATGGTTCTGGTGATGTTGCATTTCTCTCAGTCATTGCTTCGAAGGGGAATGAGGCATGTTTGCATGCCAGTGAGTAAACGCATATGTGCAgctccgtttcactttccatagaactcCACGCATTTCCTTAGTCAGCGATCAgattgtcagtttcagtttcatgacccatgAACAATCaggtctggacccactggtgggttgcgacccatggTTTTGGAAGCACTGAGCACATGTGCAGTATTGTTCTACCTAGGTCTCATTCCCTAGGAAGGCAGGGACCTGGTTTTTGACAAAACTCCTTATAAGCTTCTAGATGAGTGTAGATTTTCACTGGGTGTTTTTCATGTCCAAACCAGCGTTTTGCTGCTTTGCAAAAACCATgcctccactgaactcaatataTGCAAATGATAGATGGGAAGTGTTAAGAGATATTCTCAATTTAGTAAATGTGTTTGACACCAAAGTTGCTTCCAACTGGTGAAGATTTTTCTGTGCACTCCAGTCTGGGTGGGAAGGACTTGATGGCAAAGGGCATAGAGGGAGGGACAGGAGTGTTACGGAAAGGAATATGGAGAGTTAGATTGCAGAGACAAGTGCATCCACTTGAGGTGGATATGGTGTTATGCAGAGGGGGAGCATTGGTTTAGCTCTGGTCACTGGCTTGACCAGATAATGTTTGCATACACTTCATACTGCAGCAAGGTGGTGGTCTTGCAACCTTGATGAACAGAAGTTTGTTTCTGATGTGATGGTTGTCAGTCTGCCAGAGAGTtgcttatgggcacaatcctaaccccttatgtcagtgctttccagcactggcatagccatgccaatgggacatgtgctgcatcctgcaattgggtgtcactcacaattGGGTGTcacagggaatgtttgttcccttacctcagagctgcattgcccttatgtcagtgctggaaagcactgacataaggggttaggattgtgccctatgtctccaAATATAACATGAAGTCACAGTTTATTCTCTATGAGAAATTATTCTGTTAGCCAAGCACTCAACAAATTTGTAGATAACAATGCTAGCAAATGCTGTTAAATGACTTTGCCCCCCTCTTCTTGCAGAAAGCCAGCCAAGCTCCAGCTAAGCCAAAGGGCTCAGTGGACAAAACTACAAAGGCCACCAAGAAACAGAGTGCCCCAAAGGCTTCCCAGGCAAAACCAGCCAGTGGACCCAAGAAAACTACATCCAAGGCAAAGGAAGCAAAAGGCTCTGCTAAACCCAAAGCAAATGAAGGATCTAAGCTACCTCCAGCTGAAAAGGTCAAAGTGGCCACTGGAGCAGCTAAGGAAGCTAAAACTAATAGTGCAGAAGATTCAGCCACAGCCAAGGCAGGAAGAAGTGGGACAAAGACCAAGCCTGCTGTACCTAAGACAAAGAAGCCTGAGCCTAAGAAGGGAGGAACCAAAGGCAAGGGAAAGGAAGCAGCTGGTGTGCCTGATGGAGACTGAAGATGTGTGAGGGGCTCAGCAAGTGCAGGACACCAGGACCACACTTTTTTCATGTATCGGAGAGGGCACAGAGCATCCAAAATCACTCTCTGGCCCAAGGAACCTGCCATTCTGATGAGGTGTTTCTATTTTCCCATTTTACCAATCTGCTTTGGATCCATTGTGTAAGATCCATTCTGGCATAGTTTTTAACCAATAATGTTTGTCTCTTTTTTCAATAAAGTTGATTCAAGAAGCTCTAATTTAATTGGTTCCCTTGTTTTGTTAGGGTGACTGCATAAAATAAGCCACGTTTTTCTTTTGGGGCTGGGTAAATATTTTTAGACGTTCTTAGGCTATAGTAGCCACCAAACATGCATTTTGAAGGGTTCAGGCATTCATGACCCTTCCCTCTGTTGTGATGTGTGTAATGGTGTTTATGCCAAAGTAAAAATGCACAGGAGGACTAAGGTTACAAAAGCCTATGGCAGATAtcggcttacataagaacagccccactggatcaggccataggcccatctagtacagcttcctgtatctcacagtggcccaccaaatgccccagggagcacaccagataataagagacctcatcctggtgccctcccttgcatctggcattctgacataacccatttctaaaatcaggaggttgcgcatacacatcatggcttgtaccccataatggatttttcctccagaaacttgtccaatccccttttaaaggcgtctaggctagacgccagcaccacatcctgtggcaaggagttccacagactgaccacacgctgagtaaagaaatattttcttttgtctgtcctaacccgcccaacactcaattttagtggatgtcccctggttctggtattatgtgagagtgtaaagagcatctctctatccattctgtccatcccctgcataattttgtatgtctcaatcatgtcccccctcaggcatctcttttctaggctgaagaggcccaaatgcctagcctttcctcataaggaaggtgccccagcccccataatcatcttagtcactctcttttgcacctttacccTTAAAGGCCATTTTCATGCAG
The DNA window shown above is from Tiliqua scincoides isolate rTilSci1 chromosome 8, rTilSci1.hap2, whole genome shotgun sequence and carries:
- the LOC136659302 gene encoding protein B4-like, which translates into the protein MVMEAVKFLNEKKGSSAIAIRRYILHKYPGVDPIRLKYYLKKALTKGLDKGFLIRPLNSSAQGATGRFKLVSEKSKQGKAKEVESSDGETAPKPAPKAAKKAAAVKKPRSNASAGKPRSKTPAGKPGSENPEEGKKKPKIAGPEKEHGNKASQAPAKPKGSVDKTTKATKKQSAPKASQAKPASGPKKTTSKAKEAKGSAKPKANEGSKLPPAEKVKVATGAAKEAKTNSAEDSATAKAGRSGTKTKPAVPKTKKPEPKKGGTKGKGKEAAGVPDGD